One window from the genome of Glycine soja cultivar W05 chromosome 12, ASM419377v2, whole genome shotgun sequence encodes:
- the LOC114380127 gene encoding zinc finger A20 and AN1 domain-containing stress-associated protein 3-like: MAEEHRCQAPRFCANNCGFFGSPATQNMCSKCYRDFQLKEQQSSNAKMVLNQSLVPSPPPAVISQPSSSSSAAVDPSSAVVDDAPRESEEVKAPQQNRCMTCRRRVGLTGFKCRCGMMLCGTHRYPEQHACEFDFKGMGREQIAKANPVVKGEKLDKI; the protein is encoded by the coding sequence ATGGCGGAAGAACACAGATGCCAGGCACCGCGCTTCTGCGCCAACAATTGCGGTTTCTTTGGCAGCCCTGCCACGCAGAATATGTGCTCCAAGTGCTACCGCGATTTCCAGCTCAAGGAGCAGCAATCTTCCAACGCCAAGATGGTTCTCAATCAGTCGCTGGTTCCTTCACCGCCACCGGCGGTGATTTCTCAGCCGTCGTCTTCTTCTTCGGCCGCGGTAGATCCGTCATCGGCGGTGGTTGATGACGCGCCACGCGAGTCGGAGGAGGTTAAGGCGCCGCAGCAGAACCGGTGTATGACGTGCAGGCGGCGCGTGGGGCTCACAGGGTTCAAGTGTCGGTGCGGGATGATGCTGTGCGGGACCCACCGTTACCCGGAGCAGCACGCGTGCGAGTTCGACTTCAAGGGGATGGGGAGAGAGCAGATCGCGAAGGCGAATCCGGTGGTGAAGGGCGAGAAGCTCGACAAGATCTGA